A single genomic interval of Pan paniscus chromosome 18, NHGRI_mPanPan1-v2.0_pri, whole genome shotgun sequence harbors:
- the CDR2 gene encoding cerebellar degeneration-related protein 2 isoform X3, whose translation MDLQLAAELGKTLLDRNTELEDSLQQMYTTNQEQLQEIEYLTKQVELLRQMNEQHAKVYEQLDVTARELEETNQKLVAESKASQQKILSLTETIECLQTNIDHLQSQVEELKSSGQGRRSPGKCDQEKPAPSFACLKELYDLRQHFVYDHVFAEKITSLQGQPSPDEEENEHLKKTVTVLQAQLSLERQKRVTMEEEYGLVLKENSELEQQLGATGAYRARALELEAEVAEMRQMLQSEHPFVNGVEKLVPDSLYVPFKEPSQSLLEEMFLTVPEPHRKPLKRSSSETILSSLAGSDIVKGHEETCIRRAKAVKQRGISLLHEVDTQYSALKVKYEELLKKCQQEQDSLSHKAVQTSRAAAKDLTGVNAQSEPVASGWELASVNPEPVSSPTTPPEYKALFKEIFSCIKKTKQEIDEQRTKYRSLSSHS comes from the exons TATCTGACGAAGCAAGTGGAACTTCTACGGCAGATGAACGAACAACATGCAAAGGTTTATGAACAATTAGACGTCACAGCAAGGGAACTGGAAGAAACAAATCAAAAGCTAGTTGCTGAGAGCAAGGCCTCACAGCAAAAGATTCTGAG CCTGACTGAAACGATTGAATGCCTGCAAACCAACATTGATCACCTCCAGAGCCAAGTGGAGGAGCTGAAGTCATCTGGCCAAGGGAGAAGGAGCCCGGGAAAGTGTGACCAGGAGAAACCGGCACCCAGCTTTGCATGTCTGAAGGAGCTGTATGACCTCCGCCA ACACTTCGTGTATGATCATGTGTTCGCTGAGAAGATCACTTCCTTGCAAGGTCAGCCAAGCCCTGATGAAGAGGAAAATGAGCACTTGAAAAAAACGGTGACAGTGTTGCAGGCCCAGCTGAGCCTGGAGCGGCAGAAGCGGGTGACTATGGAGGAGGAATATGGGCTCGTGTTAAAGGAGAACAGTGAACTGGAGCAGCAGCTGGGGGCCACAGGTGCCTACCGAGCACGGGCGCTGGAACTAGAGGCCGAGGTGGCAGAGATGCGACAGATGTTGCAGTCAGAGCATCCATTTGTGAATGGAGTTGAGAAGCTGGTGCCAGACTCTCTGTATGTTCCTTTCAAAGAGCCCAGCCAGAGCCTGCTGGAAGAGATGTTCCTGACTGTGCCGGAACCACATAGAAAGCCTCTCAAGCGCAGCAGCAGTGAGACGATCCTCAGCAGCTTGGCAGGGAGTGACATCGTGAAGGGCCACGAGGAGACCTGCATCAGGAGGGCCAAGGCTGTGAAACAGAGGGGCATCTCCCTTCTGCACGAAGTGGACACGCAGTACAGCGCCCTGAAGGTGAAGTATGAAGAGTTGCTGAAGAAGTGCCAACAGGAACAGGACTCCCTGTCACACAAGGCTGTGCAGACCTCCAGGGCTGCAGCCAAGGACCTGACTGGAGTGAACGCCCAGTCTGAGCCTGTTGCCAGCGGCTGGGAACTGGCCTCTGTCAACCCAGAGCCCGTGAGTTCCCCTACAACACCTCCAGAATACAAAGCGTTGTTTAAGGAGATCTTTAGTTGCATCAAGAAAACTAAGCAGGAAATAGATGAACAGAGAACAAAATACCGATCACTCTCCTCTCATTCTTAA
- the CDR2 gene encoding cerebellar degeneration-related protein 2 isoform X4: MYTTNQEQLQEIEYLTKQVELLRQMNEQHAKVYEQLDVTARELEETNQKLVAESKASQQKILSLTETIECLQTNIDHLQSQVEELKSSGQGRRSPGKCDQEKPAPSFACLKELYDLRQHFVYDHVFAEKITSLQGQPSPDEEENEHLKKTVTVLQAQLSLERQKRVTMEEEYGLVLKENSELEQQLGATGAYRARALELEAEVAEMRQMLQSEHPFVNGVEKLVPDSLYVPFKEPSQSLLEEMFLTVPEPHRKPLKRSSSETILSSLAGSDIVKGHEETCIRRAKAVKQRGISLLHEVDTQYSALKVKYEELLKKCQQEQDSLSHKAVQTSRAAAKDLTGVNAQSEPVASGWELASVNPEPVSSPTTPPEYKALFKEIFSCIKKTKQEIDEQRTKYRSLSSHS, translated from the exons TATCTGACGAAGCAAGTGGAACTTCTACGGCAGATGAACGAACAACATGCAAAGGTTTATGAACAATTAGACGTCACAGCAAGGGAACTGGAAGAAACAAATCAAAAGCTAGTTGCTGAGAGCAAGGCCTCACAGCAAAAGATTCTGAG CCTGACTGAAACGATTGAATGCCTGCAAACCAACATTGATCACCTCCAGAGCCAAGTGGAGGAGCTGAAGTCATCTGGCCAAGGGAGAAGGAGCCCGGGAAAGTGTGACCAGGAGAAACCGGCACCCAGCTTTGCATGTCTGAAGGAGCTGTATGACCTCCGCCA ACACTTCGTGTATGATCATGTGTTCGCTGAGAAGATCACTTCCTTGCAAGGTCAGCCAAGCCCTGATGAAGAGGAAAATGAGCACTTGAAAAAAACGGTGACAGTGTTGCAGGCCCAGCTGAGCCTGGAGCGGCAGAAGCGGGTGACTATGGAGGAGGAATATGGGCTCGTGTTAAAGGAGAACAGTGAACTGGAGCAGCAGCTGGGGGCCACAGGTGCCTACCGAGCACGGGCGCTGGAACTAGAGGCCGAGGTGGCAGAGATGCGACAGATGTTGCAGTCAGAGCATCCATTTGTGAATGGAGTTGAGAAGCTGGTGCCAGACTCTCTGTATGTTCCTTTCAAAGAGCCCAGCCAGAGCCTGCTGGAAGAGATGTTCCTGACTGTGCCGGAACCACATAGAAAGCCTCTCAAGCGCAGCAGCAGTGAGACGATCCTCAGCAGCTTGGCAGGGAGTGACATCGTGAAGGGCCACGAGGAGACCTGCATCAGGAGGGCCAAGGCTGTGAAACAGAGGGGCATCTCCCTTCTGCACGAAGTGGACACGCAGTACAGCGCCCTGAAGGTGAAGTATGAAGAGTTGCTGAAGAAGTGCCAACAGGAACAGGACTCCCTGTCACACAAGGCTGTGCAGACCTCCAGGGCTGCAGCCAAGGACCTGACTGGAGTGAACGCCCAGTCTGAGCCTGTTGCCAGCGGCTGGGAACTGGCCTCTGTCAACCCAGAGCCCGTGAGTTCCCCTACAACACCTCCAGAATACAAAGCGTTGTTTAAGGAGATCTTTAGTTGCATCAAGAAAACTAAGCAGGAAATAGATGAACAGAGAACAAAATACCGATCACTCTCCTCTCATTCTTAA